GAGGTTTCCTCCAGGTGATCGATTCCCGCCAGGTGACCGCTTTCCTCCAGGTGACCGCTTCCCTCCAGGACCAAGACCCGATTATGGtggtaggtttttttttttaattttgttcaaaattaaGTAAATAACACAAAACATCGAACATACACAACACTAGACACATTACATACTTAACCTGAAAAAGCACTAAGAATCGTGCCAACATTGTAAAGCACCCCGCATTTGTCACACTTACAGGTGATCCTTTCCCTGGTAGCTATCCACCGACGGATAGGTACCCTGGACCGACTGAACGTTATCCAATGGGCCCTGTTACAGATCGGTATCCTCCCGATTTTGATAGTAGATACCCACCAGTATACGACAACAGATTTCCAGGAAATCGCTACGGGCCAACAGATCGGTACCCGGATCGTGAACCTGACATGTTCCCTGGCCATCCCATGCGCTATCCTCCTCCGCCTCCTCCAGATTCTAGATATCCTCCCGATTCCAGATACCCTCCTACACCCGATTCAAGATACCCTTCTGACCCAAGGTATCCCGTAGATTCCAGATACCCCACAGACACGCGCTACCCATCCGATCCTCGGTATCCACCCGATTCACGATACCCACCTGACTCACGCTACCCATCCGATTCACGATACCCACCTGCTGACTCTCGCTATCCCCCTGTTCCAACTCCCGACTCGAGATATCCGCCACCGGTTCGACCAGATTCGCGCTATCCCAGCGGTCCTCCACCCGACTCTCGATATCCATTGGCACCTACCGGCACACGCTATCCCCCTGCCCAGTACATGCCCCATATGTATCCCGACTACCAACCGGGATATCCACCTCCACCGAGAACCCCTCCAAACCGTGGTTACACCACTGACCGCTATCCACCACCATTGATACCGATCGAAAACAATCGTTATCCAGCACCAGAAACACGATATCCCATGGAACCCATACCAGCACAGGGTCGGTATCCGACCTCACCAAACGTGTCACCATTCCACAAGTACATGAATCGTCGACCCGGTAATGAATCGTTCTCTATGTTATAGTAACTAATTAAATGTGTACCATTGTTGTAACCAAATAAGTCCAAACTAATCAAATACATAATTCAACAATTGTCAGAATACGACCCTTACATGCCCTCCTACGGCCCCGATCATGGCTACGCCCCGTACTACCCACCGTCAGGCTCGGGACGCATCCCACCCCCGATGCCAGTGCCAGCGTTCCCAGAGCGCGATCGAGGCTACCGACGGCCGGGAATGCCGGACACCCCTAGCTATCCGTTCGAGGTTCCCTACGGACCGTCCAGCTCCGGATACGATAACACCCTCGGTGGAGGCGACGGATTTGGTGGCTTTGGTCCGCAGCGTCCGTACGAAACCCGCTGCGATGGATCGGACAGCTTCAAGCAGATGGCTTCCAAGCGCAAGATGCGAAAACAGTACATCCGACGGGTCATCAACGCACCCTCACTTGGCATCTGCCAGCAGGAGTGTGTCTCGGCGCGGGACTTCATGTGCCGTAGTTTCAACTACCGCGACTCGGCTCCCTACGAGACGGAGGGCAACTGCGAGATGAGTGATCGCGACTCGCGGGATTTGGATATTCCCACCAGTCAGATGTTCGAATCGGACAGTTCGGATTATTACGAGCGATCTGTCGGCCGAGCGGGTGGTCAGGACGAGTGCTTAGATGGTACGTTTTAGATGAACTTGTTGGGGAGGCTTTGTGTGTAGACGCTTTTGGTTTTGCAGTTGGACAAATATGTAACGAGGATGGAATGGAATTCACGCTGAGAACGCCTGAGGGATTTGTGGGTCGCATCTATGCGTACGGATTCTATGATCGATGTTTCTTCCGTGGAAATGGAGGCACAGTCAACGTTCTGAGAATAAGTGGCCCCCAGGGCTACCCCGAGTGTGGCACCCAAAGGGTACTATTGCGCATTCCTATATAGGGTGAAATAAGATGGAATAAATCGTATCAATACATTTCAGTACGGAGATACCATGACCAACATTATCGTGGTGCAGTTCTCAGATAATGTGCAAACGGGTAGGGATAAACGATTCAATTTGACGTGTATGTTCCGCGGTCCTGGAGAGGCTGTGGTTACTTCCGGATATATTGGAGCCGGGTAAGTTGAATGTTCTCCAGACAGGAAGTAATGATCACACAATGCATGTAAATAGTACAAAACAATGCATGCAAAATATCATAGTAAACTTACATTAGCGATAGTAGCATAGCTACTAACAACTTCCAAGCCACAAACCTTTGGCTATTTAATTTTGTAACGCACGACGAATCGATCACTCGAATCCCTCACTTGCGCTACAAGATCGAATACGGCAAAGGAACTTGATTTCCCTATTCTGAAACATAGTTTCAACGAAATTGACAGATCTGGCAGTCCAATACCGATCGAGTATCTTCCGGCCGAGAATTCAATGAGCAACAAAGTACGGCTTATGATTCTCTACCAAGGACGACCCACGACGACGATCGCCGTTGGCGATCCGCTAACCTTCCGACTAGAGTCGCAAGATGGCTACAGCCATGCGACAGATATCTTTGCTACGAACGTTGTCGCTCGCGATCCCTACTCGGGAAGAAGTGTTCAGTTGATCGATAATTACGGGTAACCTCTAATCGCGTAAGTAGTGTTGGGTTATGGTGCCTTATTTCTTCGGTACTTGTAGGTGTCCGGTGGACAATTTGGTTTTCCCAGAACTGGGAAGATCGCGTGACAATGACGCACTAGAGGCCAGGTTTAATGCCTTCAAAATACCGGAATCAAACTTTTTGGTATTTGAAGCAACCGTGCGAACTTGTCGTGGAGGTTGCCAGCCGGTAACAGTTTGTTCGATAATTCCCTTGAAAGCCATCCTTCACGCTGATTTGTTTCTAGGCTTACTGCCCAGGACCGAGCGGACGCTCGGAACCATCGTTCGGAAGGCGGAAACGATCTGTTTCTGAAGAGTCTACCGAGTTCGATGGAACTGCAGAACCTTTGGTTGGAGATAGCATAGAAAATGATGATGAAGTTGCTATTGTCAATGGTACTCTTATGAACGATAACAGGACTGATAAAAATAGCACAAACGCAGGAGACGAGACTAGCGCGAACGATCTTGATTCCAACGGCAATGAGATGCCGGAACATGTACGGGAAATGATTGAGGTAAACTATTCATTGAACTCATTTCCTAGCTTCCGATCAAAAAGTAATTAAAAGTCCCGTGCCCTTCATACGCTACAGGTATTCCAGTCACGCGAAGAAATGCAGCAGGATACAGTGGCTAGGAAGATGGTAGCCCCACAGGAAGCCGTCTGTCTGACCAACTCGGAATATTACGGCCTGCTGAGCGCGCTTATTCTGCTTATGATTCTGTTAGTTAGTATCACATTCGCATCGGGGCTGGCCTATCGACGCTActggaaaatatttttgaaaaatcgatcGCTAGATCGAACATCCCCAGTTAATTCATTCACACCTTCGGCTTTGCACAACGTTTCCGGGAGTCAGTTCCACGCATCGGGTAGAGGTAATTCAACCTCTTCACGATGCGATGCTCGGACGCCCGGATTATCCCTCTTTGGCACCGGACTGCAGAAAACCTTCGCCACGGGGTAAGTCATTGTGTTTCGAAACAATCCCAAATTCTGAACATCACCCCACTTCCAGCAACTTATCTCGGATGTGTCAAATTCCTGTGATGAATCCAATGTCGAGATCGAATGGCTCCAAAAATGAATTTGATGACCCCAGCGAACCGATTTACACTGACCCGTCCCTCTTCGAACGCTCCAGGTAAGTTGAGAGAGTAAtccttcattcaaaattttggcCCAAAAACAACTGCATTCTAAAATCTTCCCTCCTTCCGCTTTTATAATTGCAGAATATAAACCACTTTGAACCCCTTTTTCAGATCACTGCGCAGCATCGCTGTTGACCAAACAGACGCCCACAatgtttgaaaatgaaatggaaaaaatatctagtgatgtaaacaaaaaaaaacagtaatgACGATGTCTCTGATGATAGTTTCTAGGCTAATATTTTAGAAGAATAAACAGCAACAATAAAACATTAATAAGACAAGTGAGAGGGGGCTCATACATAGAAAAACTGTGATGGCTACGATAATAGCAAGGGACCAAAGAAATtggttgaattgaaaaatttgctCTGCCCAATTTGTGAATACACTTTCCGATCGCCCCCATGAAGGGCGAAAGGTCAATTTTGAAACAGTTAGAAACCAAAGACAAGACAAGTTTGGTTTGACATCTCTGGCGTGTGTGTGTCTGTACAATCGTCGAATCTCTTCTTAATTTATTCGCTAAAGTTTAAGTAATTAGGGCGCATCTAGTGGTAAGATAATCATTTAGAGTTATAATGCTGAACAATTTACACTATGAGACCATAACGTACGAATCTAATCTAAACAGTTAGCAGTAATAGTAATATTTTTCGCCCGATACACGGCTGAGATAGATGAGTGTTGAAGAATATATTACTCGTAAGACAATTATATCtaatcaaattgaatttttcccaTAAGCGATGGCAATCACACGATGCTTACTGTCGCGTGTCTGGGTGATTAGGACTACTCTAAAATAAAACATGCATATCAAATAGCATTGAACTTTGAACGTGTTTCATAACTGAAAGAAATGTAAATCATCGCTCATCTCCAAAGATGCACGTTTGATAGCTAATCGTTGAACAAGAAGCTAATTTGTAGCAGAACTTTCTTCGcgtatatttcataatgtcaCGAACGAACGTTCCGCGGTCCTGGAGAGGCTGTGGTTACTTCCGGATATATTGGAGCCGGGTAAGTTGAATGTTCTCCAGACAGGAAGTAATGATCACACAATGCATGTAAATAGTACAAAACAATGCATGCAAAATATCATAGTAAACTTACATTAGCGATAGTAGCATAGCTACTAACAACTTCCAAGCCACAAACCTTTGGCTATTTAATTTTGTAACGCACGACGAATCGATCACTCGAATCCCTCACTTGCGCTACAAGATCGAATACGGCAAAGGAACTTGATTTCCCTATTCTGAAACATAGTTTCAACGAAATTGACAGATCTGGCAGTCCAATACCGATCGAGTATCTTCCGGCCGAGAATTCAATGAGCAACAAAGTACGGCTTATGATTCTCTACCAAGGACGACCCACGACGACGATCGCCGTTGGCGATCCGCTAACCTTCCGACTAGAGTCGCAAGATGGCTACAGCCATGCGACAGATATCTTTGCTACGAACGTTGTCGCTCGCGATCCCTACTCGGGAAGAAGTGTTCAGTTGATCGATAATTACGGGTAACCTCTAATCGCGTAAGTAGTGTTGGGTTATGGTGCCTTATTTCTTCGGTACTTGTAGGTGTCCGGTGGACAATTTGGTTTTCCCAGAACTGGGAAGATCGCGTGACAATGACGCACTAGAGGCCAGGTTTAATGCCTTCAAAATACCGGAATCAAACTTTTTGGTATTTGAAGCAACCGTGCGAACTTGTCGTGGAGGTTGCCAGCCGGTAACAGTTTGTTCGATAATTCCCTTGAAAGCCATCCTTCACGCTGATTTGTTTCTAGGCTTACTGCCCAGGACCGAGCGGACGCTCGGAACCATCGTTCGGAAGGCGGAAACGATCTGTTTCTGAAGAGTCTACCGAGTTCGATGGAACTGCAGAACCTTTGGTTGGAGATAGCATAGAAAATGATGATGAAGTTGCTATTGTCAATGGTACTCTTATGAACGATAACAGGACTGATAAAAATAGCACAAACGCAGGAGACGAGACTAGCGCGAACGATCTTGATTCCAACGGCAATGAGATGCCGGAACATGTACGGGAAATGATTGAGGTAAACTATTCATTGAACTCATTTCCTAGcttcggatcaaaaagtaattaaAAGTCCCGTGCCCTTCATACGCTACAGGTATTCCAGTCACGCGAAGAAATGCAGCAGGATACAGTGGCTAGGAAGATGGTAGCCCCACAGGAAGCCGTCTGTCTGACCAACTCGGAATATTACGGCCTGCTGAGCGCGCTTATTCTGCTTATGATTCTGTTAGTTAGTATCACATTCGCATCGGGGCTGGCCTATCGACGCTActggaaaatatttttgaaaaatcgatcGCTAGATCGAACATCCCCAGTTAATTCATTCACACCTTCGGCTTTGCACAACGTTTCCGGGAGTCAGTTCCACGCATCGGGTAGAGGTAATTCAACCTCTTCACGATGCGATGCTCGGACGCCCGGATTATCCCTCTTTGGCACCGGACTGCAGAAAACCTTCGCCACGGGGTAAGTCATTGTGTTTCGAAACAATCCCAAATTCTGAACATCACCCCACTTCCAGCAACTTATCTCGGATGTGTCAAATTCCTGTGATGAATCCAATGTCGAGATCGAATGGCTCCAAAAATGAATTTGATGACCCCAGCGAACCGATTTACACTGACCCGTCCCTCTTCGAACGCTCCAGGTAAGTTGAGAGAGTAAtccttcattcaaaattttggcCCAAAAACAACTGCATTCTAAAATCTTCCCTCCTTCCGCTTTTATAATTGCAGAATATAAACCACTTTGAACCCCTTTTTCAGATCACTGCGCAGCATCGCTGTTGACCAAACAGACGCCCACAatgtttgaaaatgaaatggaaaaaatatctagtgatgtaaacaaaaaaaaacagtaatgACGATGTCTCTGATGATAGTTTCTAGGCTAATATTTTAGAAGAATAAACAGCAACAATAAAACATTAATAAGACAAGTGAGAGGGGGCTCATACATAGAAAAACTGTGATGGCTACGATAATAGCAAGGGACCAAAGAAATtggttgaattgaaaaatttgctCTGCCCAATTTGTGAATACACTTTCCGATCGCCCCCATGAAGGGCGAAAGGTCAATTTTGAAACAGTTAGAAACCAAAGACAAGACAAGTTTGGTTTGACATCTCTGGCGTGTGTGTGTCTGTACAATCGTCGAATCTCTTCTTAATTTATTCGCTAAAGTTTAAGTAATTAGGGCGCATCTAGTGGTAAGATAATCATTTAGAGTTATAATGCTGAACAATTTACACTATGAGACCATAACGTACGAATCTAATCTAAACAGTTAGCAGTAATAGTAATATTTTTCGCCCGATACACGGCTGAGATAGATGAGTGTTGAAGAATATATTACTCGTAAGACAATTATATCtaatcaaattgaatttttcccaTAAGCGATGGCAATCACACGATGCTTACTGTCGCGTGTCTGGGTGATTAGGACTACTCTAAAATAAAACATGCATATCAAATAGCATTGAACTTTGAACGTGTTTCATAACTGAAAGAAATGTAAATCATCGCTCATCTCCAAAGATGCACGTTTGATAGCTAATCGTTGAACAAGAAGCTAATTTGTAGCAGAACTTTCTTCGcgtatatttcataatgtcaCGAACGTCACGCagcagaaattgctctctccaCTGCCTGGCATCATAATGTGCAAATCGATATCATTTGTCGGTCTCAAGTGAAGTAAGAAACTAGTGCTTGGTGGATTACTTTTCGGAAAAGTAATTGTTGTAACGGAATGAACTTCAAGATACTATCTATTTTTCTGATGGTGAATTATGCCGTTTCGATTGAACCGGTCGATTCCCTTATTGTGCGGAATGCGAAGGTGAGTATTTTGTTTTCCAATGATGCATTGACGCACAAAAAGAGTACTGTACAATTGAACTTTCGTGAGAAAATACTAAGTTAACGTTGTCGAGAAATCAACAAATGTGTATGTTAAAATGTGTTAGATTTAGTTCAAATATGTTCCGTTTCGTTAGATTTTATTAATATAAACCCTTTCTTATGGAAACTGTCGTGTTGTGTAGTctagcgttgtcctgatggaacacattTCTTCCATtgatatacagggtctttcagatgaaacgctcacgcaaaaaaatcgaacagcgccttatttttttttcgctccgtcgatggtaacattgCATGCCCCACTTTAGGACGAttatattcggctactcgttcagtctgctCGGATGGTTTTTAATGACAAGATGTATAATTAACAAGAACgtatatttttagtgaaatcgtattactcgagcaaccgaagccttaataaaACTTTGTcatcttatggtaagaatttcaacatttctctgcGTCGATTACTACCTCTGgcggtacgtgaaggaccgttgcaaTGTTAAAAaggccacaaaatttggaggaacttaaagaggAAATAAATCGGATTTTGAATAGCTTCGATGTCGtgatgttagagttgtgcatgaagaattttgttcaccgtttaaaactcgttatcgaaaaaggggtggtcacatcgaaaatgtcctaaaataagctttatttctggttttaaaaataaaaatcgggtAGAAAACATTCTAATCTACAATTGTTAtgtatcggctgtattatttcgtgaGGCTTACTGACCAATTCAATACTTTGATTGATCAATTGAACACTGTTcacaaaataattcttgaatttTTCCGCTATCATTTGTTCTGAATGTTCTTCTGAACCTTCGAAAGTTTTGGACCGCGATAAACTATTCTTAGTGTTAAgtaaatttttcaatattttccataactccttaCTGTTATTCTGATGttgatcgattttcctctgaatatattcacatctagtctttttcaaggcttgtGAATACATGTTCCTCGCGGAGGTGCACCTATACCAATAATTCTCTAAATTACTTCTACGAAACTTCACGTACTGTTTATCTCTTTTACGTTTGAGACGTGAGAGTGAtaaagagtaccagctgttcgtatttttcaaatcgatttgtttttcaataacTAAGCAATGTTAATGTACAcactttcaataaattagtgAGAACAGCTGCCTTCAAATCCAAATTGTCAGTTATTGCAAAAGAATCGAGATTACTCGCGACTAGATGAGACAGTGCTTCTTTTGAATATTTGTTCCAGCACttgattttaacattattttcTTCACGTTCACTCTGTTCATTCTCAATataaacgaaaattgtctcatgTTCCTTAATTTTAAATTTGGTCTCTATCAAAGAATGAACTGTGTTAAAATTAGTGAAAATTTGATCTATCAAAGTTCTACTGTGTCTAGTAATTCTAGGTTCATCGGAAACAGTCTGTTTCAAGAAAATCAGAGAGTTGTTTCAGTTGTTTCGAGTTCTGCACGTTGAGCCAATCAATGTTGAAATCACCAGCAGTAATATTTAATTTGCTACTATCGAGGAAATTTTCCCAccagttttccaaaatttcaaaaaatcgcaGGTCACTAGAACTGGTGAATGatataaaattccaaaatttcccatctgcaaacccctttcaactgaaattgccaagaaccaattattttcaacagattcgtttatccgaaaattgaatttaatcgaTTCTTTTGCGTAAATAGCAACTCCTCCAGTATGTCTGGAGTGTGATAGGCAAAAAGCAACTTTGTAACCCGGGATATTATATTGATGAATTCTCTTCAACAATATGAGTTTCTGAGAGAAAGACTAACCGTGGACGGAAGTTTTCTACGACATGTCGCATTGCAACGTAATTCGTAGAAAGTCCAGCTATATTGAAGTATATTAATTCTAGCTTCCTGTCACATTTTCTTTTCTTGAGTTGCTATTTAGTAGGAAAAATGTTGCTTTTATTTTatctgccgttggcttagtaatcattcgtttatattgattaaattattgattgaatgaaacaatttccgaattccattgaATTAAACATATTAGCTTTATaagtaaaaaatttgaacaaataccaTGGGTAGGGGGAAATcaaggtaaaaccgacaccctaaggatttccacatatttccGAGACCTCCCTTGTTTCTCCAAATCGTTACAGAACTTTCTTCAAATGTACatgaaccattctacagtatctgttgatcaatttttgagtggaactcgaattttgataaaaaaaaacaaaaattgatgtttttaggTGACATAAATGGGAGTGCGGTTGAGATCGACACTCTgtcgggtaaaaccgacacctttaaataaacgaatgaaaacatgttacaataatttcaaacCATTAAGAGGGTATCTATATATTATGTGGACACTTTAAGTGAAGAGTGGGGAAATAGTTGCAAATTGTATGTGATTGGATTGTTCAACTTCAAATGATGAAAAAGCAAACAAATTCATGTAATTTAACTGCAAGAAAAAGATGTTCTGCTTCTGGTCCAGAGTACACACGAGATTTTTGATCCCAGCGTAGATGAGCATCCACGTGAGATGTGCCGATGGGCGATGAACGAAGGGATACCATGAGTTCTGTCAGACCTTTTTGTTGGCATGCCCgattcaacgttggttttggcTGTTTTATCAGTCCAGTTCTGTCGTTTTTTCTTCCAAATATATACACGAGGCATCTTCAAAAGTAAGAACGCATTTTTCCTGTCAGTGAAACACAAACCGGGCGTCGGTATTACCCTTACTGAAGGTGTTGGTGTTACCCCGAATGGaatcgaaatttcaaaacaatggtttcgagcatcgacaagcaacaaaaccacctaccgtctcacaaaatgcactgaacaatgatctaagATAAATTAAGCTCAATAAAGTTCCGACTAAAACACTTAAATTCCTCTGGCTAAATTTTACACGGACTTACTCCTGTTTGCTAACCGGTTCTgtattgttgtttgttttgacagcaaagcGACTTCCGTAGCTGCAGGGTGACTAGAAACAAaagaaatgacaagtgtgtacaggggacatcggaaaattttcaaaaaattgcttcTAACTGAAGAAAACAGGAGTGTCGGTTTAGTATCTAAATTATGGTTTTCCCAGGctcctcagtttagaagtacgtgttagggaaacatattccggtctgcacaaaaacaagcgagtacaaaagtactcgccaTTCgcttgtatttgcaaagcggattttcccagacaccttggttttgtagcacgtgttaaggaaacatatttcggCGTGAACAAAAGCTCcaccaacttgcatgtatttgcaatgtcgatttcctcaggctccttggttttgaagtctgtgttggggaaggcgtaaatcgggccaatcaaaacttggcagttagggcgtttagataacgcttgaaattttacagttattcaattgtttatctcatgaaaaataacattttatgcattgtgatagatgagtAGAAACatatcctatcaattgatgcaaacatctttccaacctattgagaaatgttcgagtaataagcattcgaaatctttcattttttactGCATGTTTTGTATTTAGGTTTACATTTTATTCCTCATATTTTCCGATTAGACGTAGCCCCACGTCAAAAACGAGAGAGCGGAAAAGCATAAACGAAACTTCCTGGCTTCCGTTAGAATAATTTACCGTTTTACCGTCCATCCTAACTTCCCAATCGAGATTTATAAAGTCGTAGTCTTATTTCtaaatagaatacagtactCGTACGGTAAGTGCGCCGGGAAATCAACCCAATTTTGGAGCTAACTGAGCTGCAAATGCAAAACTGCAAATTGAATAAAACGTCTATTATTAATAGATAAAAGGGATACAGTCCAGTTAACGCACGTCCATTTAAACATAAGTCCAGTTAACGAATGAGTCTTGTACGCTTAAATTTTGAATTCAGGAAAATTAATTGTAATCGTCCGAAACCCGGCTTTCTCCACGAATTGATCGCTCTTCCCGCGTGAGATTCATATTATACACTTGGTTGATGATAacgtgctattggggatcaaaaaatgtcactaatTGACCTTCGACCTTCTACTTATTGGCCGTTGCTTCTCACCTCTACTTTGTCAGCATGTATTATACTCCGGGAGCTCCGGTACATCGCAAACAGTTtactgacatgtgctcactccttcgtGAGTCACGATTGATCTAGGAACTGTCGCGGAATCGCTTTAGGAGAACAGTACAACGGCAAACGTTCATCTTTGATGTATAACTTGcgtgacattcttccaaaaatggaagtaaaagtgacgaacctgttaaatgtgttgaaagtcactataatagggaaaaaaattgaagaaatggcgacattttttgtaaaaaagttgcgttttgtctcaaaaatcgagacaaaaacattcacgaaatttttatttttatcaaacggttttatttagcttgccctgtaatctgtttgtatgtttgtaagttTGCAACaagtttgtctgtagcgctgacccacatcaatagaaatttgacccccttcctgttgaccgattgatctgaaatttggaacacacctttatctttgtagtcattataaaactgcgtatttcattatcttgaaattcaagatggcggccgctacaaaatggcggatcacatattttctcaaaacctcgtcaatatgggttttccaaaaccccatcaatatgggtatcaaattgaataatgtactaaaagctagaaaataattaggcaagtagcagttagcagttatcgcACCTccccttcattagtctagggcattgataagactaaaataaaagcgtggggcacgttggatttccattattcatccacaattagcgacttcatcatatgtcccacgattttattttagtcttatcaatgccctagactaatgaaggggaggtgtgataactgctatctgctacttgcctaattattttcaagcttttagtacattattatgtttaatcacaattaaaccgtttaacttaaaaagttttttttacttattttattcaaaataacaaaaaaaaacaacgtacGATACCAAGAAATCTAGTGGAGAGTccgggaaaaactatttcataaaaatcggaTGAACCATTCCGGGGATCGAagtcccaccagtttgcaaaactttgCTTCTAGAAAAACGCtatttaaattttggatccacGTTCCTTAggcaaagacttaggtccactaattgaCTTGTAgctttggaacggagcatcggataAACCTGGGACAAAACATATAGTAGATATTTCAGAGTACTTTTTAGGCCAGAATTTTTGAAGTTTCTATGTTGTACTATCcccttaaggggggacccctgtctgtaaggtcgaaaaataatgaattttcgtggattttttcggatgttatgaataaagtgaagcgttcgagtgttttgtttattgttatttttacaattgcaattttattgtaattatatgtttgaagatgtattttccattttttaagtgtatgaataatgattattacgctgttgatgCGTAGATGTTATCTGAAAATTTGTACCTTGATGGTAGTATCAGTTtcgaagcaacggggtgtcgcagaacgttttccaataaatatttgaaactttaggacaatacctaaagcgttacaattttgacatattttcgaattttcaaaaacccctagtTTTTTTAAACTCGAAAAATTGTCTAAATGGCTGCCATTTATGATAAAAATGAgttgtttttcatgaaaaatctgagtttctaaactcatgaaaaatcgaaaaacggctttagataattcatttttacatgctgataaaaatttcagccaaatttgtcgagtagatcctgagatatcgataccaccagctg
The Toxorhynchites rutilus septentrionalis strain SRP chromosome 2, ASM2978413v1, whole genome shotgun sequence genome window above contains:
- the LOC129770333 gene encoding uncharacterized protein LOC129770333 isoform X6 → MNSRQNRKNTMRKKQKLLPGASDIVVITLIARLALVLGQTTCNNGQGRVLYERLPNQQLQGFDDDVVRDSAPPFRVLEKCQDLCLRDRTASTNLGRACTSFDFQPGSRIASFSGSAEYEESTCYLTREQAAPEGIGNLMLVPNSVHFTEVCLTSSRPDRECPSRRYVFERHPRKKLKLPVSDIKEVTAANRSDCEDKCLNEFSFVCRSANYDSTLRSCSMSRFTRRTHPELLEDDPNSDYLENTCLNAERRCDGLVVYVKEENKRLGGPFEVEIFNNMTLEECQSLCLRAEKYFCRSIEFDDQTKQCILSEEDSVSQKDDLSISSSPTHHFYDLVCLDNHRDSDRPPNDRMPGRFPPGDRFPPGDRFPPGDRFPPGPRPDYGGDPFPGSYPPTDRYPGPTERYPMGPVTDRYPPDFDSRYPPVYDNRFPGNRYGPTDRYPDREPDMFPGHPMRYPPPPPPDSRYPPDSRYPPTPDSRYPSDPRYPVDSRYPTDTRYPSDPRYPPDSRYPPDSRYPSDSRYPPADSRYPPVPTPDSRYPPPVRPDSRYPSGPPPDSRYPLAPTGTRYPPAQYMPHMYPDYQPGYPPPPRTPPNRGYTTDRYPPPLIPIENNRYPAPETRYPMEPIPAQGRYPTSPNVSPFHKYMNRRPEYDPYMPSYGPDHGYAPYYPPSGSGRIPPPMPVPAFPERDRGYRRPGMPDTPSYPFEVPYGPSSSGYDNTLGGGDGFGGFGPQRPYETRCDGSDSFKQMASKRKMRKQYIRRVINAPSLGICQQECVSARDFMCRSFNYRDSAPYETEGNCEMSDRDSRDLDIPTSQMFESDSSDYYERSVGRAGGQDECLDVGQICNEDGMEFTLRTPEGFVGRIYAYGFYDRCFFRGNGGTVNVLRISGPQGYPECGTQRYGDTMTNIIVVQFSDNVQTGRDKRFNLTCMFRGPGEAVVTSGYIGAGSGSPIPIEYLPAENSMSNKVRLMILYQGRPTTTIAVGDPLTFRLESQDGYSHATDIFATNVVARDPYSGRSVQLIDNYGCPVDNLVFPELGRSRDNDALEARFNAFKIPESNFLVFEATVRTCRGGCQPAYCPGPSGRSEPSFGRRKRSVSEESTEFDGTAEPLVGDSIENDDEVAIVNGTLMNDNRTDKNSTNAGDETSANDLDSNGNEMPEHVREMIESRALHTLQVFQSREEMQQDTVARKMVAPQEAVCLTNSEYYGLLSALILLMILLVSITFASGLAYRRYWKIFLKNRSLDRTSPVNSFTPSALHNVSGSQFHASGRGNSTSSRCDARTPGLSLFGTGLQKTFATGNLSRMCQIPVMNPMSRSNGSKNEFDDPSEPIYTDPSLFERSRSLRSIAVDQTDAHNV